A stretch of Linepithema humile isolate Giens D197 chromosome 3, Lhum_UNIL_v1.0, whole genome shotgun sequence DNA encodes these proteins:
- the LOC105668673 gene encoding A disintegrin and metalloproteinase with thrombospondin motifs 7-like: protein MLFVLKFILLILLIVTYACITQDKEIILLPAWNPTDAKEITLTLKVFGNLIQLNLRRNDQTVSSALKLWKYNVKNVTEKLSQYKASNSCFYLHENHDSFAAVSFCQKNGLEGFIFVKNVTLEIRPLRNDFAPPFLIDDFCVKEQINLSFGQPHLIETSLQYFSDLNLNYWNKYKPKRRRVRNAQQKLTIELAVFFDEAAYSTFMFLLDNDKEKIRYMILAYVNRIQAIFHHPSLGVSIDISLKRLEIMEKQPINLPVVDSDYKKLLNTFCNYARMYNPLRDNDPRHWDIGLYLTGINLYKYLANDLKSYVTLGASYSNGICTANKSCAIVEFRAPSEMIPSGLSSSSVAAHEIAHVLGLKHDTKNAGDKYEYIMAAYETNQSQIFWSEYSRTNMRWLFSTGYWSCLRDHVEPENDAYLFENRSYHNLPGREWTAKAQCELFLRDKDANVVTLYDICQNLQCETPHKNTYHFTGPALAGTVCAHGKECRGGECVPIIEPPYIFKYCKDDNWSEWKENTCKSSCLPKSKGALVRRRFCKHETHRTANCIGPYYDVVLCDDSSLCSEKRTTITEFTTMKCTEFSRTIFELETKPEWQAPHEVDKPWIACTIHCVRKKHPSYDTANLRFKMLDYDINPYFPDGTWCHEENGENYYCRQHYCLPQSYSFEE, encoded by the exons ATgctttttgtattaaaattcatattactaattttattaattgtaacgTACGCTTGTATCACGcaagataaagaaataatattgctgcCAGCGTGGAACCCGACAGACGCGAAGGAG ATAACATTAACTCTGAAAGTTTTCGGAAATTTGATTCAGCTGAATCTTCGTAGAAACGATCAGACTGTATCGTCTGCGTTAAAACTATGGAAATATAATGTGAAAAACGTCACAGAAAAGTTGTCGCAGTATAAAGCATCGAATTCTTGTTTCTATTTGCATGAAAATCATGATAGTTTTGCGGCCGTCAGcttttgtcaaaaaaatgGATTG gaaggatttatttttgtgaaaaacgTCACATTAGAGATACGGCCTTTGCGGAACGACTTTGCGCCTCCGTTTTTAATCGATGATTTTTGCGttaaagaacaaattaatCTTTCATTTGGCCAACCTCATCTTATTGAAACGTCACTGCAATATTTTAGtgatttaaatctaaattattgGAACAAATATAAACCGAAGCGACGTCGCGTACGAAATGCGCAACAAAAGTTAACCATAGAACTTGCCGTTTTTTTTGACGAAGCAGCATATAGCACATTCATGTTTCTTCTGGACAACGATAAAGAAAAGATACGCTATATGATATTAGCGTATGTGAATCGTATTCAGGCTATATTCCATCATCCGAGTTTGGGTGTCTCCATCGATATTTCGTTGAAACGATTGGAAATTATGGAAAAACAACCAATAAATTTGCCAGTTGTTGACAGCGACTATAAGAAATTGCTGAATACGTTCTGCAATTACGCGAGAATGTACAATCCTTTACGTGATAATGATCCGCGTCATTGGGACATTGGCCTTTATCTAACcggaataaatctttataaatatttggcGAACGATTTGAAGAGTTATGTCACTCTGGGAGCATCTTACTCCAATGGCATATGCACTGCAAATAAATCATGCGCGATAGTAGAGTTTCGTGCTCCATCTGAAATGATACCTTCGGGTTTAAGTTCATCTTCCGTTGCTGCCCATGAAATTGCTCATGT TTTGGGATTGAAACATGATACAAAAAATGCGGGAGACAAATACGAATACATAATGGCAGCTTACGAGACCAATCAAAGTCAGATCTTTTGGTCCGAGTATAGTCGTACGAATATGAGATGGCTATTCTCGACGGGATACTGGTCATGTCTTCGAGATCATGTCGAACCCGAAAATGACGCATACCTATTTGAAAATCGGAGTTATCACAATTTACCCGGAAGAGAATGGACTGCCAAAGCACAATGCGAATTATTTTTGCGAGATAAGGATGCAAACGTAGTCAcgttatatgatatatgtcaaaatttacaatgcGAAACTCCTCACAAGAATACGTATCATTTTACGGGACCGGCGCTTGCAG GAACTGTTTGCGCACACGGGAAGGAATGTCGCGGAGGAGAATGCGTGCCCATTATCGAGCCGCCatacatttttaagtattgtAAAGACGATAACTGGAGTGAATGGAAGGAAAACACCTGTAAAAGCAGTTGTTTGCCAAAATCTAAAGGTGCATTAGTCAGACGACGTTTTTGCAAACATGAGACTCACAGAACAGCCAATTGCATTGGACCATATTACGACGTGGTTTTGTGCGATGATTCTTCACTCTGTAGTGAAAAACGTACAACAATCACCGAGTTCACGACTATGAAATGCACCGAATTCAGCCGTACCATATTCGAACTGGAAACGAAGCCGGAATGGCAGGCTCCCCATGAAGTCGATAAACCGTGGATAGCCTGTACTATACACTGTGTACGAAAGAAACATCCTTCTTATGACACAGCAAACTTACGCTTCAAAATGCTCGACTATGATATCAACCCATATTTTCCGGATGGAACGTGGTGTCACGAAGAAAATGGTGAAAATTATTACTGCCGCCAGCATTATTGTCTGCCGCAAAGCTATTCATTCGaagaataa
- the LOC105668671 gene encoding A disintegrin and metalloproteinase with thrombospondin motifs adt-2-like encodes MFLILKLVLIILLYNTYAFISHDREIILLPAWNPIDANEITLTLKVFGNLIQLNLRRNDQTVSSALKLWKYNVKNVTEKLSQYKASNSCFYFHENHDSFAAVSFCQKNGLEGFIFVKNVTLEIRPLRNNFAPPSLIDDFCVKEQINLSFGQPHLIETSVQYFSDLNLNHWNNFKPKRRRVRNTHGEITIEMAVFFDEAAYRTFMPLLDNDKEKIRYIILAYVNHIQAMFHHPSLGVSVDISLKYLEIMENQPINLPVLDKEYKKMLSMFCNYAKTYNPPRDDDPRHWDISLCLTGIDLYKVLGISNPRNICNRTASCAIAEFRATSEIISSIIKTSSSVAVHEIAHVLGLTHDSENLGDKYEYIMTPYASNESQISWSEHSYKEMRWLHWTGVKLYLAYSCLLRDHVRLEDDTYIFKNRSYHNLPGREWTAKAQCELLLRNKNANVVTLHDICKSLQCETPHKNTYYFTGPALAGTYCALGKECRGEKCVPVIEPPYIFKYCVDDNWSEWKEDTCKSGCLKKSKGALVKRRFCKHETHITANCIGPYYDVVLCDDSSLCSEKRTTITEFTTMKCTEFSRTIFELEAKAGWQAPHEVDKPWVACSVHCKREDYPTYYTPRFKMIDYDINPYFPDGTWCHNENDEDYYCRQHHCLPESYSFEE; translated from the exons ATGTTTCTTATACTGAAAttggtattaataattttattatataatacatacgcGTTTATCTCGCACGatagagaaataatattgctaCCGGCATGGAACCCGATAGACGCGAACGAG ATAACATTAACTCTGAAAGTTTTCGGAAATTTGATTCAGCTGAATCTTCGTAGAAACGATCAGACTGTATCGTCTGCGTTAAAACTATGGAAATATAATGTGAAAAACGTCACAGAAAAGTTGTCGCAGTATAAAGCATCAAATTCTTGTTtctattttcatgaaaatcatGACAGTTTTGCGGCCGTCAGcttttgtcaaaaaaatgGATTG gaaGGATTTATCTTTGTGAAAAACGTCACATTAGAGATACGGCCTTTGCGGAACAACTTTGCGCCTCCGTCCTTAATCGATGATTTTTGCGttaaagaacaaattaatCTTTCATTTGGCCAACCTCATCTTATTGAAACGTCAGTGCAATATTTTAGTGATTTAAATCTAAATCATTGGAACAACTTTAAACCAAAGCGACGTCGCGTACGAAATACGCATGGAGAGATAACCATAGAAATGGCAGTTTTCTTCGACGAAGCAGCATATCGCACATTCATGCCTCTTCTGGACAACGATAAGGAAAAAATACGCTATATAATATTAGCGTATGTGAATCATATTCAGGCTATGTTCCATCATCCGAGTTTAGGTGTCTCTGTCGATATTTCGTTGAAATATTTGGAGATTATGGAAAATCAACCGATAAATTTGCCAGTTCTCgacaaagaatataaaaaaatgctgagTATGTTCTGCAATTACGCGAAAACTTACAATCCTCCACGAGATGATGATCCACGTCACTGGGACATTAGCCTTTGTTTAACCGGAATAGATCTTTATAAAGTTCTGGGAATATCCAATCCCAGGAACATATGCAATAGGACTGCTTCATGTGCGATTGCAGAATTCCGTGCTACATCTGAAATCATATcttctataattaaaacatcatCTTCTGTTGCTGTCCATGAGATTGCTCATGT CTTAGGATTGACACACGATTCAGAAAATTTGGGAGACAAATACGAATACATAATGACACCTTACGCGTCCAACGAAAGTCAGATATCATGGTCCGAGCACAGTTATAAGGAAATGAGATGGCTACACTGGACGGGAGTCAAGTTATATTTAGCATATTCGTGTCTTCTTCGAGATCATGTCAGACTTGAAGAtgacacatatatatttaaaaatcggAGTTATCACAATTTACCTGGAAGAGAATGGACTGCCAAAGCACAATGCGAATTACTCTTGCGCAACAAAAATGCGAACGTAGTCACGTTACATGATATATGTAAAAGTTTACAATGCGAAACTCCTCACAagaatacatattattttacggGACCGGCGCTAGCAG GAACTTATTGCGCTCTCGGGAAGGAATGTCGCGGAGAAAAATGCGTACCAGTTATCGAGCCGCCatacatttttaagtattgtGTAGACGATAACTGGAGTGAATGGAAGGAAGACACCTGTAAAAGCGgttgtttgaaaaaatctaaagGCGCATTAGTCAAACGACGTTTTTGCAAACATGAGACACACATAACAGCGAATTGCATTGGACCATATTACGACGTGGTTTTGTGCGATGATTCTTCACTCTGTAGTGAAAAACGTACAACAATCACCGAGTTCACGACTATGAAATGCACCGAATTCAGCCGTACCATATTCGAACTGGAAGCGAAGGCGGGATGGCAGGCTCCCCATGAAGTTGATAAACCGTGGGTAGCCTGTTCTGTACATTGTAAACGAGAGGACTATCCTACTTATTACACACCGCGATTCAAAATGATCGACTATGATATCAACCCATATTTTCCGGATGGAACGTGGTGTCACAATGAAAATGATGAGGATTATTATTGCCGCCAGCATCATTGTTTGCCGGAAAGCTACTCATTCGaagaataa
- the LOC105668662 gene encoding alpha- and gamma-adaptin-binding protein p34-like, translated as MNLPRVLIVSTKEGKAKEIAENIGAERLSEEGDIVNYLWNIDNKYYTSQVLICITESISQKFLVEGINALIIYHDPQADKVDQELEYLASLITSLTTAEILLFSCNAISDVLLRDKVLNWCLSHKFELVELEQTGNTEPDPEGNKYGIERIVEALHAHTWPNIVLKDKPSTAETLEVNDIGEQFENIQLTRDTSERLQMQDMLESIMDSENADFGELFGQFMAMKEHAASLPTNERRIMAEQVVTAFWKAMGGDLLEIED; from the exons ATGAACTTACCCCGAGTATTGATTGTTAGTACAAAGGAAGGGAAGGCTAAAGAAATTGCAGAAA ACATAGGTGCAGAACGTTTATCCGAAGAAGGTGATATTGTAAATTACTTATGGAACATTGACAATAAGTATTATACATCACAGGTTCTAATATGTATCACGGAAAGCATATCTCAGAAATTTTTGGTGGAAGGAATCAACGCATTGATCATATATCATGATCCACAAGCA GACAAAGTGGATCAAGAACTAGAATATTTGGCATCCTTGATCACTTCATTAACAACAGCagagatacttttattttccTGTAATGCAATATCTGATGTGCTTCTTCGTGATAAAG ttttaaatTGGTGTTTAAGCCATAAGTTTGAACTGGTTGAATTAGAACAAACAGGAAATACAGAACCTGATCCAGAAGGTAACAAATATGGCATTGAAAGGATAGTAGAAGCTCTACATGCTCACACGTGGCCAAATATTGTACTTAAAG ataaacCAAGTACAGCAGAAACATTAGAAGTAAATGATATTGGAGAGCAGTtcgaaaatattcaattaaccCGTGATACTTCGGAAAGACTACAAATGCAAGATATGCTTG aaagcatcATGGATAGTGAAAATGCAGATTTTGGAGAGTTATTTGGTCAATTTATGGCTATGAAGGAACATGCAGCATCTTTACCAACAAATGAGAGACGTATAATGGCAGAACAAGTAGTTACTGCCTTTTGGAAAGCTATGGGTGGTGATCTTCTAGAAATTGAGGATTAA
- the AlaRS-m gene encoding alanine--tRNA ligase, mitochondrial yields the protein MIFFKLIRPYSQCTNHKSANLIRKEFVDYFTKDLKHNVIRSSPVSPITDHSLAFVNAGMNQFKGIFLNHHEPPAMKVVNSQKCIRVGGKHNDLSVVGNDSYHHTFFEMLGNWSFGDYFKEEACSYAWNLLTNVYGIPKEYLYVTYFGGNEELGMGPDMECKDIWLRLGLPECRVLPFGMRENFWEMGMSGPCGPCTEIHVDYMKRPANQAARVNKGYADLMELWNIVFIQYERLANGCIVPLPKHHVDTGMGLERLVTLLQGKKSNYDTDLFQPLFNAIQKLSNAPEYKGTFGNNDTGQIDYGYRILADHVRMVTVALADNMLPEQHPKLRRVLRSAIDIGEKIFRKSGIVAKLTCNVTDNLGEAYPELYNNLKQVQRIIDFEEDLLKRLRNTSGKMWNNMVKIRPELASITDWMAPGLVDGYKDLQSMLKDLRKTNVLSGTIAFKLYDTYGLNSETIAELAQIESLYFDEAGFEKELDNRRYQSRIGLDKRTILTKESLRILEENHVPKTNDSFKYNYTYDESSYEFPTLNSKLLGIIINGNLVTSKNCSEITTNNRIAINIDEILNSTDEIGIILDKTVCYSLEGGQVSDKGNIRIKNLLFNINNVRKVNGYVIHLGHFAKTDAPTSELQLQMEDDCLVNIEPNIRVGAMKHHTAAHLLNAVVKHVMQVAHQRGCAVDMDSLKLQFNSFGEQLTSKQMKIIEDCINNNIESRAAVTVQTLNSLELLKQNDITLLPGEIYPYTGIRVIEINTDDLKAKEACCGTHVHNTGVLQYFCFLAYTSKGATKRTVKAVVGDRALRMKEAGERIWKRIVELEATSDKFTYELFNAEINRIKQEINDENILLPYLIKEKCLTHLEKLSKTVWLREKENEKACIIREISNAADSSSRCLVHCLKKNPTHLSLHEIVSFFSETPILILSHINGSVKARCSVPQETISNTFNAQTWMDIVLQVFNAEHRLVKGFNPMLVASMKSTQVSQNDFQIYMEKAIMQATRFASVHLQKTEPINYKNQ from the exons atgattttttttaagttaattcGTCCATACAGCCAGTGCACAAATCATAAGTCTGCTAACCTGATTAGAAAAGAGTTTGtagattattttacaaaggATTTAAAACACAATGTTATTCGTTCCAGTCCTGTATCACCAATTACTGATCATTCACTCGCATTTGTCAACGCTGGCATGAATCAG TTCAAAGGAATTTTCTTAAATCACCACGAGCCACCTGCGATGAAAGTTGTGAATTCACAAAAGTGTATCAGAGTCGGCGGTAAACACAACGATTTAAGTGTCGTTGGTAATGATAGTTACCATCACACATTCTTTGAAATGCTAGGCAACTGGTCTTTCGGGGATTATTTTAAG GAAGAAGCTTGCTCCTACGCTTGGAATCTTTTAACAAATGTGTATGGTATACCCAAAGAATATCTGTATGTAACATACTTTGGTGGTAATGAGGAATTGGGCATGGGACCAGATATGGAGTGCAAGGATATTTGGTTGAGACTCGGTCTTCCAGAATGCAGAGTTCTACCTTTCGGCATGCGAGAGAATTTCTGGGAAATGGGTATGTCAGGTCCCTGTGGACCCTGCACAGAAATACACGTAGACTACATGAAACGACCTGCCAATCAAGCCGCACGAGTAAATAAAGGATATGCTGATCTTATGGAGTTATggaatatagtttttatacaatatgaGAG gCTTGCAAATGGATGTATAGTACCTTTACCAAAACATCATGTTGATACAGGCATGGGACTTGAACGATTAGTTACCTTATTACAAgggaaaaaatcaaattatgataCAGATCTTTTCCAACCGTTATTCAATGCGATACAAAAGCTATCAAATGCACCGGAATATAAAGGAACATTTGGCAATAATGATACAGGCCAGATTGATTATGGCTACAGAATCCTAGCAGATCATGTGAGAATGGTTACTGTTGCGCTGGCTGATAACATGCTACCTGAGCAACA TCCAAAACTACGAAGGGTATTACGAAGTGCGATAGACATAggagagaaaatattcaggAAAAGTGGCATAGTTGCCAAGCTTACCTGTAATGTGACTGATAACTTAGGTGAAGCTTATCCAGAATTGTACAATAATCTGAAACAg GTACAAAGGATAATAGACTTTGAAGAAGATTTATTAAAGAGATTGAGGAATACTTCTGGAAAAATGTGGAATAATATGGTTAAAATTCGTCCAGAATTAGCATCGATTACCGATTGGATGGCTCCTGGTTTAGTCGACGGCTATAAAGATCTGCAATCCATGTTGAAAGACTT GcgtaaaaccaatgtgttatCCGGAACCATTGCATTTAAGCTGTATGATACGTACGGCCTTAATTCTGAAACTATAGCGGAGCTAGCACAGATTGAATCATTATATTTCGATGAAGCTGGCTTTGAAAAGGAACTTGATAATCGTAGATATCAATCAAGAATTGGATTAGATAAACGTACCATACTTACCAAGGAATCTTTGAGGATACTGGAAGAAAATCATGTACCTAAAACGAATGATTCATTCAAGTACAATTATACGTATGATGAAAGCAGCTATGAATTTCCAACACTTAATAGTAAACTTCTCGGCATCATTATTAATG GAAACTTAGTCACAAGCAAAAATTGTTCCGAAATTACAACTAATAATAGAATAGCTATAAACATAGACGAGATATTAAATAGTACAGATGAGATTGGTATTATATTGGATAAGACCGTATGTTATTCACTAGAAGGTGGTCAAGTTTCCGACAAAGGAAACATTCGTATTaagaatttactttttaacatAAACAATGTCAGAAAGGTAAATGGCTATGTAATTCATTTGGGACATTTTGCCAAAACAGATGCACC cacATCAGAGCTGCAGTTACAAATGGAAGATGATTGTTTAGTTAATATAGAGCCGAATATTCGTGTTGGAGCTATGAAACATCATACAGCAGCACACTTATTGAATGCAGTCGTGAAACATGTTATGCAAGTTGCTCATCAACGTGGTTGTGCAGTCGATATGGACAGTTTAAAATTACAGTTCAATTCATTTGGTGAACAACTTACATCAAAACAAATGAAGATAATAGAAGATTGCATTAATAACAACATAGAATCTCGTGCCGCAGTAACTGTGCAAACGTTAAATTCGCTGGAATTGTTAAAACAAAACGACATTACACTGCTCCCTGGAGAAATATATCCTTACACTGGTATTAGAGTCATAGAAATAAACACTGACGATCTGAAAGCGAA AGAAGCATGTTGCGGTACGCATGTTCATAATACAGGTGTATTGCAATACTTTTGCTTTTTGGCGTACACCTCAAAGGGAGCCACGAAGCGCACTGTTAAAGCTGTTGTTGGCGACAGAGCTTTACGTATGAAAGAAGCCGGTGAACGAATATGGAAGAGAATTGTGGAGCTAGAAGCTACAAGTGACAAGTTTACATATGAACTATTTAACGCAGaaataaatcgaataaaaCAGGAAATCAATGATGAAAATATACTATTACCGTACTTGATTAAGGAGAAATGCTTGACACATCTAGAAAAATTGAGCAAAACAGTGTGGTTACGCgagaaagaaaacgaaaa aGCTTGTATAATTCGTGAAATCAGTAATGCCGCTGATTCGTCATCCCGTTGTCTTGTGCATTGTCTGAAGAAGAATCCTACACATTTGTCACTGCACGAAATCGTATCCTTCTTTTCTGAAACGCCAATCTTAATTCTATCTCATATCAATGGATCTGTGAAAGCGAGATGTTCTGTACCACAg GAAACGATTTCTAATACATTCAATGCACAGACGTGGATGGATATTGTCCTACAAGTGTTTAATGCAGAGCATAGACTTGTTAAGGGATTCAACCCAATGTTAGTGGCAAGTATGAAGTCTACACAAGTATCACAGAATGATTTTCAGATATATATGGAAAAAGCTATTATGCAGGCTACTAGATTTGCGTCTGTACATTTACAAAAAACGGAAcctattaattataagaatcaatga